In the genome of Ptychodera flava strain L36383 chromosome 13, AS_Pfla_20210202, whole genome shotgun sequence, one region contains:
- the LOC139148688 gene encoding solute carrier family 28 member 3-like, with translation MTVSELHAVATTGYAGISGGIMAASIRIGIDPSYLITACAMSAPAALAVSKILYPETEKTQSDYDTSAKVNPKRYHNVINAIAAGGLSAVPTVVNLLMSFIAALGIMESINAILSWVGGMVGYPSLNFGSISAWFFMPMTYLMGVEWDDCFLAAEMIGVKIVTNTLIGFKNLLVLADNRKLGVGPSLSRRSELITTYAMCGFSNVVSIGTTLGTLSSLAPSRAEELSSIAIRALIAGNAANFMTACIAGILYDDDIDGLMSNFDAMLNATNSSIPTNSSFGDLLSWNTTDAL, from the exons ATGACCGTGTCTGAACTGCATGCTGTGGCTACAACCGGTTACGCTGGCATCAGTGGCGGTATAATGGCAGCGTCAATAAGAATAGGTATCGACCCTTCCTACCTGATCACAGCATGTGCCATGTCGGCGCCAGCGGCGCTCGCCGTCTCGAAGATCCTATACCCAGAAACTGAAAAGACCCAGTCGGATTATGATACTTCTGCAAAAGTTAATCCAAA GAGATATCACAACGTAATTAATGCCATAGCTGCAGGGGGGTTGTCTGCCGTGCCTACAGTTGTTAATTTGCTAATGAGCTTTATCGCAGCACTTGGGATTATGGAGTCCATCAACGCGATCCTGTCTTGGGTCGGCGGGATGGTTGGTTATCCTTCCTTGAACTTTGGG TCGATCAGCGCTTGGTTCTTCATGCCGATGACATACTTGATGGGCGTCGAGTGGGACGACTGTTTTCTTGCCGCCGAGATGATAGGTGTCAAGATTGTGACAAATACGCTGATCGGATTCAAGAATTTGTTGGTTTTGGCTGACAATCGCAAACTTGGCGTAGGACCGTCACTCTCT CGTCGCTCTGAACTGATAACAACTTATGCTATGTGTGGGTTTTCAAATGTCGTCAGTATTGGCACAACATTGGGCACGCTGTCTTCGTTGGCACCTAGTAGGGCAGAAGAACTGTCTTCCATAGCTATTAGGGCTTTAATCGCTGGAAACGCTGCCAACTTTATGACAGCGTGTATTGCAG GTATCCTCTACGACGATGACATCGATGGCTTAATGAGCAACTTTGATGCCATGCTGAACGCAACCAACAGTTCCATCCCAACGAACTCCTCGTTTGGCGATTTACTCAGTTGGAACACGACCGATGCACTGTAA